From Dehalococcoidia bacterium, a single genomic window includes:
- a CDS encoding allantoinase PuuE encodes MEWPDGARIAISLVVNYEEGSEYSLLDGDPHRETNSEVPSPLPLDERDLANESFFEYGSRAGVWRVLRLLKRFNVPGTFYCCALALERNPEVGPAIVEQGHEVFGHGFRWEEYYRMDRDAEREAIRKAVESIERTTGVRPLGWYTRYGPSLNTRELVVEEGGFLYDSNSYADDLPYYVEVHGKPWLVVPYSLEVNDTRFWRGGLNTASDFYETLKNTFDLLYEEGMETPKLMNIGLHCRIVGRPSRAIALRDFLQYVSRYPGVWFARRTEIARWWLDKYPPQDGPQ; translated from the coding sequence ATCGAGTGGCCTGATGGCGCACGCATTGCGATTTCGCTGGTCGTAAACTACGAAGAGGGATCCGAGTACTCACTTCTCGACGGAGACCCCCATCGCGAGACCAACAGCGAGGTGCCGTCTCCACTTCCCCTGGACGAACGCGACCTGGCGAACGAGTCGTTCTTCGAGTACGGCAGCCGCGCCGGTGTCTGGCGCGTCCTGAGGCTACTGAAGAGATTCAACGTACCCGGGACGTTCTACTGCTGCGCCCTTGCGCTGGAGCGCAATCCCGAGGTAGGCCCGGCAATTGTCGAACAGGGACATGAGGTTTTCGGACACGGCTTCAGGTGGGAGGAGTACTACCGGATGGACCGCGACGCCGAGCGCGAGGCGATCCGGAAGGCGGTCGAGTCCATAGAGCGGACGACCGGAGTACGACCCCTGGGGTGGTACACACGGTATGGTCCGAGCCTGAACACACGCGAGCTAGTGGTCGAAGAGGGTGGGTTCCTGTACGACTCGAACTCGTACGCGGACGATCTCCCCTACTACGTGGAAGTGCACGGAAAGCCGTGGCTGGTCGTGCCGTACTCTCTCGAGGTCAACGATACCCGCTTCTGGCGAGGTGGCCTGAATACCGCATCCGACTTCTACGAGACGCTGAAGAACACGTTCGACCTGCTCTACGAAGAGGGCATGGAAACTCCGAAGCTGATGAACATCGGGCTGCACTGCCGGATTGTCGGCAGGCCGTCGCGCGCCATAGCGCTGAGGGACTTTCTACAGTACGTGAGCAGGTACCCTGGCGTGTGGTTCGCGCGGCGCACCGAGATCGCCCGGTGGTGGCTGGATAAGTATCCCCCGCAAGACGGACCTCAGTGA
- a CDS encoding cupin domain-containing protein → MVHCTLGPGAVSKAVAHRTVEEAWYFISGHGQVWRSCDDSDEVVDVFAGVALTIDTGSHFQFRNTGDEDLCFVIVTTPAWPGMDEAYPVPDYWPTSTEKE, encoded by the coding sequence ATGGTCCACTGCACGCTGGGACCCGGAGCGGTCTCGAAGGCAGTTGCGCACAGGACGGTTGAAGAGGCGTGGTACTTCATCTCCGGGCACGGACAGGTCTGGCGGTCATGCGACGACAGCGATGAAGTCGTAGACGTGTTTGCCGGAGTTGCGCTGACCATCGACACCGGAAGTCACTTCCAATTCAGAAACACAGGCGACGAGGACCTGTGCTTCGTCATCGTCACGACGCCGGCGTGGCCCGGCATGGACGAGGCGTACCCCGTACCCGACTACTGGCCGACATCCACTGAAAAGGAATAG
- a CDS encoding threonine synthase, whose protein sequence is MRSYLINLECTYCNAEFSADEPQRLCSECGKVLYPRYDLNGAAAALDRDMLKERPANMWRYFEVMPIRDESNVITLGEGFTPIFQAERLGPEMGCSDLLIKDEGVNPTASFKARGLSAAVSKAKELGITKITMPSAGNAAGAMTSYAAKGGIDSYVVMPKDAPEANQKEVVITGGELTLIDGLISDAGVLSRERAAEEGLFDISTLQEPYRVEGKKTMGYEIAEQLGWTLPDAIVYPTGGGTGIVGMWKAFDEMEAMGWIGSERPRMFAVQSDGCAPIVRAFEQGTEFAEPWQDADTVAAGIRVPSAIGDYLILESIRESGGGALTVSDDEIRDYMATVARLEGMFICPEGAATAAALEKLLAAEQLGADQQILLLNTGSGLKYLELV, encoded by the coding sequence ATGCGCAGCTACCTGATCAACCTTGAATGCACTTACTGCAACGCCGAGTTCTCGGCTGACGAACCGCAGCGTCTATGCTCCGAGTGCGGCAAGGTGTTGTACCCACGGTACGACCTGAACGGTGCGGCGGCGGCGCTGGACCGCGACATGCTCAAGGAACGTCCGGCGAACATGTGGCGCTACTTCGAGGTCATGCCGATACGGGACGAGTCGAACGTGATCACGCTGGGTGAGGGGTTCACGCCGATTTTCCAGGCTGAGCGGCTTGGGCCCGAGATGGGATGCTCAGACCTTCTCATCAAGGACGAAGGCGTCAACCCGACAGCGTCGTTCAAGGCGCGTGGGCTGTCTGCTGCCGTCTCGAAGGCCAAGGAGCTTGGCATCACGAAGATCACGATGCCGTCGGCAGGCAACGCGGCTGGCGCAATGACGTCCTACGCAGCTAAGGGAGGCATCGACTCCTACGTGGTCATGCCGAAGGACGCGCCAGAGGCGAACCAGAAAGAGGTCGTCATCACGGGCGGTGAGCTTACGCTGATCGATGGGCTGATAAGCGACGCAGGGGTCTTGAGCCGCGAGCGGGCGGCAGAAGAGGGCCTGTTCGACATATCCACGCTCCAGGAACCGTACAGGGTGGAGGGGAAGAAGACGATGGGCTACGAGATCGCGGAGCAGCTAGGCTGGACGCTGCCTGACGCGATCGTCTACCCGACAGGCGGCGGGACCGGAATCGTCGGGATGTGGAAGGCGTTCGACGAGATGGAGGCGATGGGCTGGATCGGAAGCGAGAGGCCGCGGATGTTCGCGGTGCAGTCTGACGGCTGCGCTCCGATAGTAAGGGCATTCGAGCAGGGCACCGAGTTCGCCGAGCCATGGCAGGACGCAGATACGGTCGCGGCGGGCATCCGGGTGCCGTCGGCGATTGGTGACTACCTGATCCTGGAATCCATTCGTGAGAGTGGCGGTGGCGCGCTTACGGTCAGCGACGACGAGATCCGCGACTACATGGCCACGGTAGCTCGACTGGAGGGGATGTTCATCTGCCCAGAGGGCGCTGCCACGGCCGCCGCGCTCGAGAAGCTGCTGGCTGCGGAGCAGTTGGGAGCAGACCAGCAGATACTGCTGCTGAACACCGGTTCGGGTCTGAAGTACCTGGAGTTGGTATAA
- a CDS encoding HD domain-containing protein has translation MALPEPSSTFRDPIHGYIGVFQWEKEIIDTPAFQRLRAIHQLGLTSYVYYGAEQSRFGHSLGVMHLAGRFVEKILRRPDHRDLLKDRQGWSEDKFESKVDQVVLEARLAGLLHDIGHAPFSHTGEATLFPEGRQHEHYSEEILLSPDLGIGDIIDSKCNVWGVTGERVVEILSEEGGTYEVGFVRDLISSVWDVDKMDYLLRDSMYCGVQYGLYDLDRIADTITLYDESPDDVLKLGIGIGGIHAIEGFILARYFMFTQVYFHPVRRAYDLILTDFISELLKETSATGNCPEDLKEYLGWTDWRILAELPRYLDEQDERKRDLAWRLATRRHPKPVYETGDHADRLVMNRAMTLLPRRLEQQYDGVAIWTDRATDHPERFRMGDDGWPIRRRDGRWESLDTLSRALGGLEEIRQFRVYADVRDNDALQREIEDFCRRVMA, from the coding sequence ATGGCCCTGCCGGAACCCAGTAGCACATTCAGAGACCCGATACACGGCTACATAGGTGTTTTCCAATGGGAGAAGGAGATCATTGACACCCCCGCCTTCCAGCGTCTGCGTGCCATCCATCAACTTGGGCTCACTTCATACGTGTACTATGGCGCAGAACAGTCTCGATTTGGCCACTCGCTGGGCGTGATGCATCTGGCAGGTAGGTTTGTGGAGAAGATTCTCAGGCGGCCCGATCACAGAGATCTGCTTAAAGATCGGCAAGGATGGTCAGAGGACAAATTTGAGTCGAAGGTCGATCAGGTTGTTCTGGAGGCTCGGCTAGCTGGTCTACTGCATGATATTGGGCATGCCCCATTCTCGCATACCGGTGAGGCCACGCTATTTCCGGAGGGCAGACAACACGAACACTACAGTGAGGAGATACTGCTGTCACCTGACTTGGGAATCGGAGACATCATCGACTCTAAGTGCAATGTTTGGGGAGTGACTGGAGAACGAGTTGTAGAGATTCTCAGCGAGGAGGGAGGAACATATGAGGTTGGCTTTGTCAGAGATTTAATTTCAAGCGTGTGGGACGTCGACAAAATGGACTACCTACTGCGCGATTCTATGTACTGTGGTGTTCAGTACGGCCTGTATGACTTGGACAGGATCGCAGACACGATCACACTCTATGACGAGAGTCCTGACGATGTGCTGAAGCTGGGCATCGGGATTGGCGGCATCCACGCTATAGAGGGATTTATACTCGCCCGGTACTTCATGTTCACACAAGTGTACTTTCATCCAGTGCGCCGAGCGTATGACTTGATTCTGACTGACTTCATTTCAGAGCTTCTGAAAGAGACTTCGGCAACTGGTAATTGTCCTGAGGATTTGAAGGAATATCTTGGATGGACCGATTGGAGAATCTTGGCAGAACTACCACGTTACTTGGACGAGCAGGATGAAAGGAAGAGAGATCTGGCATGGAGACTTGCCACTCGTCGACACCCGAAGCCAGTTTATGAGACGGGCGACCATGCCGATCGACTAGTGATGAATCGAGCGATGACTCTCTTGCCTCGTCGACTGGAACAACAGTATGACGGAGTCGCCATTTGGACAGACAGGGCTACCGATCATCCGGAACGATTCAGGATGGGTGACGATGGTTGGCCCATACGAAGAAGAGATGGACGCTGGGAATCTCTCGACACGCTTTCGAGAGCGTTGGGTGGACTGGAAGAGATCAGGCAGTTCAGAGTGTATGCAGACGTTCGAGATAACGACGCACTACAAAGAGAAATCGAAGACTTTTGTCGCCGAGTGATGGCCTGA
- a CDS encoding antitoxin codes for MDDSLNAEERQILEHFERGTLRSVPDVEREIEVARQVARNTFNKTRRVNLRMTERDFNLAHAKAREEGIPYQTLLSSVIHKYLSGRLVEGR; via the coding sequence ATGGATGATAGCCTAAACGCGGAAGAGAGACAGATTCTGGAGCATTTTGAGCGGGGTACGCTGCGCTCTGTACCGGATGTCGAGCGTGAGATCGAAGTTGCTCGTCAGGTGGCGCGGAATACTTTCAACAAGACACGGCGAGTGAATCTGCGAATGACCGAGCGCGACTTCAACCTGGCGCACGCAAAGGCCAGAGAGGAAGGAATCCCCTACCAGACACTACTGTCCAGCGTGATCCATAAGTACTTGTCAGGGCGACTTGTCGAGGGCAGGTAG
- a CDS encoding ubiquinone/menaquinone biosynthesis methyltransferase, with amino-acid sequence MAQLRGPERARYVTGMFARISRRYDLLNSIMSGGRHHAWRRKATAMAVEGLSGMALDVATGTGDFAFDLARRSEVTSVVGLDFTRDMMTIGVQKGLRQGLGSSVSFTEGDAHDLPFADNSFMCATVGFGIRNFIDVPKALREMARVVVPGGRVVSLEIVRQDGRDPISAMARLHFRYATPLLGGLLAGDREAYTYLPQSAQGFMSATELTDAMTDTGLRVTQCVKLALGTVAIHVGEKC; translated from the coding sequence TTGGCACAGCTACGCGGGCCCGAACGCGCCCGATACGTCACAGGAATGTTCGCTCGTATCTCGCGGCGATACGACCTGCTCAACTCCATCATGTCAGGCGGACGCCACCATGCCTGGCGACGTAAGGCGACAGCGATGGCTGTGGAGGGACTGTCCGGTATGGCCCTGGACGTCGCGACCGGCACCGGCGACTTCGCCTTCGATCTCGCCCGCCGCTCCGAGGTCACGTCAGTGGTCGGACTCGACTTCACCCGCGACATGATGACAATCGGCGTGCAGAAGGGCTTACGCCAGGGACTCGGCTCGTCAGTCTCGTTCACCGAGGGCGACGCTCACGACCTTCCCTTCGCGGACAACAGCTTCATGTGCGCGACCGTCGGGTTCGGCATTCGAAACTTCATCGATGTGCCCAAGGCGCTGAGGGAGATGGCCCGCGTGGTCGTGCCCGGCGGAAGGGTTGTCTCGCTCGAGATCGTTCGGCAGGACGGCCGGGACCCCATAAGCGCAATGGCGCGCCTGCACTTCAGGTACGCTACACCCTTGCTCGGAGGGCTGCTCGCCGGAGACCGAGAGGCCTACACGTATCTGCCGCAGTCGGCCCAGGGGTTCATGTCAGCCACTGAGCTGACCGATGCCATGACTGATACAGGGCTGCGCGTCACCCAATGCGTGAAGCTCGCCCTCGGCACGGTCGCCATTCACGTCGGTGAAAAGTGCTAG